The DNA window CAATAACCATGTGGTAGAGGGGAGCGATACGCTGACGGTAACATTCGCGGATGGAGAAAGCGTGGAGGCAAACATCAAAGGAACCGACTCGGCGAAAGACCTTGCTGTGATCGCGGTCAATCTGGACAACATCAAAGATTCTACCATGGAATCGATCGCGGTGGCTCAACTGGGAGATTCCAGCAAGATCCAGGTAGGCGAGCAGGCGATTGCCATTGGAAACGCGCTTGGGTACGGACAATCTGTGACGACAGGGATTATTTCAGCAACGGGCAGAGAGCTGGAAGGGTTTGATATCGGCCTTCTTCAGACAGATGCGGCTATCAATCCCGGCAACAGCGGCGGCGCCCTTCTGAACGCCAACGGTGAAGTGATCGGAATCAATACGGCAAAAGCGGCCAGCACGGAAGTAGAAGGTATGGGATACGCCATCCCGATTTCTGAGGTCAGCGATGTCATCACCAACCTGATGAACCAGGAAACGAAAGAGAAGGTGGCGGAAGACGAGAGAGGTTATCTTGGAATTGAAGGCGTGGACGTAACCGCGGACAGCGCCCAGATGTATAATATGCCGGAAGGCGTTTATATCGCGGGTGTGAGCGATGGAGGCGGCGCGCAGAAGGCGGGCCTTACGCAGGGGTCTGTGATCACCGGGCTGAATGGGACCACCATTGACAGTATGGAGACTCTGCAGGAACAGCTCCAGTATTATGCCGCGGGGACTACGGTAGAAGTGACAGTCCAGGTTCCGGCAGACGGCGGAAGCTATGAAGAGCAGACAGTGGAAGTTACACTTGGAACAAGCGCGCAGTAGTGTTATAATACAATTACACGAAAATGCTGTGTGTGAGCAGAAAGAAAGGACGGCGGCCAGCAGGCGTGCTGTCCTTTCTCTTTGCGCAGGATAACAGGAGGTGGAGCTAATATGTATGATCTGGATATGATCAGGGAAACAGACCCGGAAGTGGCGGATGCGGTGCAGGCAGAATTTGAGAGGCAGAATTCTCATATTGAACTGATCGCCTCGGAAAACTGGGTGAGCAAAGCGGTGATGGCGGCGATGGGAAGCATCCTTACTAATAAATACGCGGAAGGATATCCGGGAAAGCGGTATTATGGCGGATGTCAGTGTGTGGATGTGACAGAAGATCTGGCAAGAGAAAGAGCGAAACAATTATTTGGCTGCGATTATGCCAATGTACAGCCTCATTCCGGCGCGCAGGCTAATCTGGCCGCTTTTTTCGCGATGCTGGAACCGGGCGACAAGATCCTGGGGATGAACCTGGATCAGGGAGGGCATCTGACCCACGGATCTCCGGTCAACATTTCCGGGAAATATTTCCAGACTTCTTTTTATGGAGTGGATGACAGAGGATTTCTGGATTATGACCAGATCAGAGAGACGGCTCTGCGGGAGAAGCCTAAAATGATCATCGCGGGAGCCAGCGCCTACGCAAGAATCATTGATTTTGAGAAGTTCCGCAAGATCGCGGATGAGGCAGGCGCTTATCTGATGGTGGACATGGCTCATATTGCGGGGCTGGTAGCGGCGGGGCTTCATCCAAGCCCGATTCCTTATGCCGATGTGGTGACTACAACTACTCATAAAACGCTGAGAGGGCCAAGGGGAGGAATGATCCTGGCAAATAAAGAGGCGGCTCTGAAATTCAAGTTTGACAAGGCGGTATTCCCGGGAATCCAGGGGGGACCTTTGGAGCATGTGATCGCGGGGAAGGCCGTCTGTTTCAAAGAAGCGCTTCAGCCAGAGTTTAAAGAATACCAGAAGCAGATTCTGAAGAATGCCCAGGCGCTGTGCGAAGGGCTGTTAAAAAGAGGGGTAGACCTTGTGTCCGGCGGCACAGATAACCATCTGATGCTGGTTGACTTAAGCAGAAGAGAAGTAACAGGGAAGGATTTGGAGAAACGTTTGGACGAAGCCCACATTACCTGCAATAAAAACACGATTCCAAATGAAAAGCGTTCCCCATTTGTCACCAGCGGAGTGCGTCTTGGAACACCGGCGGTGACTACGAGAGGCATGAAAGAGGAAGACATGGATGTGATCGCGGAAGGGATCGCCCTGGTCATCCAGAGTGAGGATAATGTGGAGAAAGTCAGAGGGCTGGTGAAAACACTGACAGAGAAATACCCACTTTTTTCGTAGAAATTTTGCCATTTTTATCTGTGTGTAGTATAATCGACATATAAATTACGTTGAGGAGGAGGCATAAGATACCAATGAAGTGTCCGATATGCGGTCAGCAGTTAAGACCAGGGAAAAAGGATCCCAACTATCTGTTGTGCTATCACTGCAAGAAAAAGTTTAAAGCACCATCCGGCGCCCAGGAGAATGAGAGGCGCGGTGAGCAGAAGTATTCCAACATCCCGCCCAAGCACGTCCGCCAGAAGAGAGAGGACGAAATGAGAAAAGCATATGATGATATGCTTTCCATTGACGATGGCCGGGGGAAAAAGAAGAAATCTCAGCCGCAGCCTAAGAAGACCAGGCGCAGGCAGGAGATTGAAGATGATTATTACGATGATTACTATGAGGAGGAGAAACTATCAAAGGCGCCGGTGATCATCCTTGGGATCGCCATCGTTGTTGTGGCTGCCGTGATCGTATATCTGTTGATCCGGTAAAACGAGAAAATAAAAAAGCAGGAGACGGACATGTCGCTGTCTGTCTCCTGCTTTCCTTGGGTTACCGGCAGTTTTTGTTATCAAACGCCGGATTAAAGGCGTAGAAGTTCCTGCTGTCCAGCTTATCCTGGACGATCCGGAGACCTTCTCCAAAACGCTGGTAATGGACGATCTCCCGTTCCCTTAAGAAGCGGATAGGATCGCAGATCTCCGGATCTTTGACCAGCCGGAGGATATTGTCGTAAGTTGTGCGGGCTTTTTGCTCCGCGGCCATATCCTCATGCAGGTCGGTGATGGGATCTCCCTTGGACTGGAAATAAGTGGCGGTCCAGGGCGTGCCGGAGGCGGCTTGGGGCCACAGGGCCAGGGTATGGTCCACATAATATTTTTCAAAGCCGTATTTCTCGATTTCTTCCGGGGTTAAATCTTTGGTGAGCTGATAGACGATAGCGCAGATCATCTCCATGTGGGCCAGCTCTTCGGTCCCGATATCTGTCAGAAGCCCGGTCACTTCTTTATAAGGCATAGTATACCGCTGGGACAGATAGCGCATAGAGGCAGCCAGTTCTCCATCCGGCCCGCCAAACTGGCTGATGATCACCTGGGCGATCTTGGGATTGGTCTGGGAGATTTTTACAGGATACTGCAGCCGTTTCTCATAATTCCACATAAATCAACATCCCCCTTCCTGCCATGGCCACGGCTCGTTGATCCACATCCATTGGGCCTCGGGCATACATGTGGTATCTGCGGTGTCTATGGTCAGAGGACCGTAACATTTCGCGAATTCTTTCAAAGCCTGGACCCGCTGATCCTTCATGTCCTGGAAATAATCCAGGGCCTCCCGGCAGTCCGGGTGAGAGTCCAAAAAGAGCCTGGCATCGTCAACGGCAAAGCTGACTACATTGATCCAGTCTAACATTTCTTTCCTGCTTCTTCTTGCTTCATTCATCTGCGGCAGCCTCCCATCCCCTGAAATGGTTTGTTTAAATCTTCAAATATGGTACCGCGGCAAAATCCCTGCCTCGCATCGCAGAGACTGCCCCACTCCTGCCAGGGAACATAAGCCATGGCAAGGGGCATCCCGGCGATCGGGTCTCTTGGGGAGCAGCCCGCATTTTCCGCTCTGTGATTGCGGTTGGGATAAACGGAAGAGGAGGCGGACTGGTTTCGCCCGCATCCGCCCCGCCTTATATAATCCTGCGAATGATAGCGGCAATTTGGCATATCTATTCTCCTTTTAAAAATATTTGCACTACTATAGTATGGAAACTGACGGAAATTGTGCCGAACTGACCGGGATTTTGCGATTGTATTTCAAAAGATTTTGTAATATACTGAAACAATATGGAGGGCGAAAGAAAAGATGTTGAGTAAGGCAGAGAAGGATTATCTGATCGAATTGATCGAAAAAGGAGAACAGATCCCGGAAGATTTCCGCTATAAATTATTTCCGGTGAAACACGAAGAATATGAGCTGGCCTATGCAGGCAAGATGCGAAGAGAAGATCTGTTTGCCAACGACGACGGTTCTTTTCCGGTCCCGCTCCAGGCAGAGCAGATGTTTGGCGGCGCTTGGGAAGAGGAATGGAGAAACCTGATCGTTTCCGGGGATAATCTGCATTTTTTGAAAACCATATATAAAGACGAAGATCCATTGATCCGCGGGAAAGTAAAAGGAAAGGTGAAATTGATCTATATTGATCCTCCCTTTGCTACCACCGATGAATTTCAGAACAAAGAAGGGGCCAAAGCCTACAACGATAAGAAAAAAGGGGCCCAGTTTGTAGAATTCTTAAGAAGGCGTCTGCTGCTGGCGCGGGAGATCCTGTCCCCGGACGGCAGCATCTATGTCCATCTGGATCAGAAGATGAGCCACTATATCAAGGTGCTTATGGATGAAATTTTTGGAAAGAATCATTTCCGCAATGAGATCGCCTGGTGTTATACCGGTCCTTCCCAGGCGGGGAATTATTTTCCAAGGAAGCATGATACCATCTTGTTTTACAGCAGGACCGCCAATAATGAATTCTTTCCTCCCAGGATCAGCCACAAAAGCGGGGTGCATAATAGCGGGCAGCTGTTTGGGGCTTCCGCTGAGGGGGAAGGAAAGAAAGAAGAGATGGAAAAGCAGGGGAAAAAGGTAGAGGACTGGTGGGTGGATATCTGGTCCTGCGACCGGTACCGCGGCGAGCTGGCAGGGTACCCTACCCAGAAGCCGGAAGAATTATTGAAGCGGATCATCCAGGCTTCCACCAAAGAAGGAGATCTGGTGATGGATTTCTTTGCGGGTTCCGGAACCACCGCGGTGGTGGCGGAGAAACTTTCCCGCCGCTGGATCTTATGCGATGTGGGGAAACTGTCTTACTATGTCTGCCAGAAGCGGCTCTTAAAAATCGCGGAGGGCAGGAATCTTCTCAGCAAGGCCAAGAATCCCCCAAAATACAAGAAAGATGCCCGGCCGTTCATGACCTGCACATTGGGGACCTATGACCTGAAGGCGGCTTTGGATCAGGAATTTGAGAAATATAAGAAATTTGTCTCCGGTCTGTTTGACAT is part of the Lachnospiraceae bacterium KGMB03038 genome and encodes:
- a CDS encoding PDZ domain-containing protein, giving the protein MDNQYTYYTQNQGNSQNYSEPEKKPEKKKKGAPRWLKVVCLALIFGVVASAAFQTSNIVAGKILGTSGRSSGGKTVESAQLTTSSGGTTDSNVAEIAQNAMPSVVSITNMSVQQVQNFFGGVQEQESTSAGSGIIISQTDTELLMVTNNHVVEGSDTLTVTFADGESVEANIKGTDSAKDLAVIAVNLDNIKDSTMESIAVAQLGDSSKIQVGEQAIAIGNALGYGQSVTTGIISATGRELEGFDIGLLQTDAAINPGNSGGALLNANGEVIGINTAKAASTEVEGMGYAIPISEVSDVITNLMNQETKEKVAEDERGYLGIEGVDVTADSAQMYNMPEGVYIAGVSDGGGAQKAGLTQGSVITGLNGTTIDSMETLQEQLQYYAAGTTVEVTVQVPADGGSYEEQTVEVTLGTSAQ
- a CDS encoding serine hydroxymethyltransferase, coding for MYDLDMIRETDPEVADAVQAEFERQNSHIELIASENWVSKAVMAAMGSILTNKYAEGYPGKRYYGGCQCVDVTEDLARERAKQLFGCDYANVQPHSGAQANLAAFFAMLEPGDKILGMNLDQGGHLTHGSPVNISGKYFQTSFYGVDDRGFLDYDQIRETALREKPKMIIAGASAYARIIDFEKFRKIADEAGAYLMVDMAHIAGLVAAGLHPSPIPYADVVTTTTHKTLRGPRGGMILANKEAALKFKFDKAVFPGIQGGPLEHVIAGKAVCFKEALQPEFKEYQKQILKNAQALCEGLLKRGVDLVSGGTDNHLMLVDLSRREVTGKDLEKRLDEAHITCNKNTIPNEKRSPFVTSGVRLGTPAVTTRGMKEEDMDVIAEGIALVIQSEDNVEKVRGLVKTLTEKYPLFS
- a CDS encoding manganese catalase family protein, with protein sequence MWNYEKRLQYPVKISQTNPKIAQVIISQFGGPDGELAASMRYLSQRYTMPYKEVTGLLTDIGTEELAHMEMICAIVYQLTKDLTPEEIEKYGFEKYYVDHTLALWPQAASGTPWTATYFQSKGDPITDLHEDMAAEQKARTTYDNILRLVKDPEICDPIRFLREREIVHYQRFGEGLRIVQDKLDSRNFYAFNPAFDNKNCR
- a CDS encoding spore coat protein CotJB; protein product: MNEARRSRKEMLDWINVVSFAVDDARLFLDSHPDCREALDYFQDMKDQRVQALKEFAKCYGPLTIDTADTTCMPEAQWMWINEPWPWQEGGC
- a CDS encoding spore coat associated protein CotJA — translated: MPNCRYHSQDYIRRGGCGRNQSASSSVYPNRNHRAENAGCSPRDPIAGMPLAMAYVPWQEWGSLCDARQGFCRGTIFEDLNKPFQGMGGCRR
- a CDS encoding site-specific DNA-methyltransferase, encoding MLSKAEKDYLIELIEKGEQIPEDFRYKLFPVKHEEYELAYAGKMRREDLFANDDGSFPVPLQAEQMFGGAWEEEWRNLIVSGDNLHFLKTIYKDEDPLIRGKVKGKVKLIYIDPPFATTDEFQNKEGAKAYNDKKKGAQFVEFLRRRLLLAREILSPDGSIYVHLDQKMSHYIKVLMDEIFGKNHFRNEIAWCYTGPSQAGNYFPRKHDTILFYSRTANNEFFPPRISHKSGVHNSGQLFGASAEGEGKKEEMEKQGKKVEDWWVDIWSCDRYRGELAGYPTQKPEELLKRIIQASTKEGDLVMDFFAGSGTTAVVAEKLSRRWILCDVGKLSYYVCQKRLLKIAEGRNLLSKAKNPPKYKKDARPFMTCTLGTYDLKAALDQEFEKYKKFVSGLFDIDLEEYKIGGYVFDGRKDGCPVIIFDYQRFQDADVDEVFLESVSRHVGRRMAGGRVYIVAPKNRFDFMTNYEDIGGVRYYFLDIPYSVIRELHREEFHRFRQPRSKSKVNEMEDVVGFSFQRRPEVESTVETENGKILLTVTDFRSKEPRSEKTAEEKKMSGFDFLAGIFIDADYNGKEFILSDAFFADDLKTEDGTVRIELEKPREAKEIMVIYTDIFGNDTKGRYVL